A region from the Deltaproteobacteria bacterium genome encodes:
- a CDS encoding HAMP domain-containing protein translates to MLKRFQHLGLQTLLLGSFFVLLVVAGALALFLVPNEVEDTLTAELAARGRSYVASVASHAASPVKDGRRDAVKTMLEHTEADTLPANALVAAGIVLPKANDSRHPDVEHVFAATPGTTLPPEVLDAVRGLSESELTELADGHPVERAVGRDTLVIAKVEMGLMQGTVNELRVLGYAVVELKPDFVDARVSTFRTDLLYGFLVFGLAYLVVVFVITRLLVLRPLDKMRAHATRLGEGDLTARLQELSDDELGQTSLALNKISESLNITLGKVKSVSEGIAGVMQHISRSSDVVTRGAAQSQESVNSTSSSMEEMIASLKGIASNVEVLAQSAEESSSSILEMAATNDEVAENIGGLAASVEETTSAIEQMTFSIKEVAKNIEDLSASTEETSSSMNEMDVSIGQVEMNANETSKLAELVSADAATGAGAIQKTLTGIEKIKDSSRTAAEVIDSLGRKILTIGNILNVIDDVAEQTNLLALNAAIIAAQAGEHGKGFAVVADEIKDLAERTGASTKEIAELVKSVQDESRNAVGAMERGVKSVEEGVKLGTEAEGALKKILESSSKASQMVKAIARATVEQSRGSKQVTNAINRIAETVQQIAKATNEQARGSEQIMKSAEKMKVITKHVERSSQEQSRGSKQITKSIENISEMVNQLNRAQKEQTRGSEAVLAAMENIKRVADSQHGTMRELELAIEQLAQQSETLRSELRRFRV, encoded by the coding sequence ATGCTCAAGCGCTTTCAGCACCTGGGATTGCAGACCCTGCTCCTGGGCTCGTTCTTCGTACTGCTCGTGGTGGCCGGCGCGCTGGCGCTGTTCCTCGTCCCCAACGAGGTCGAAGACACGCTCACCGCCGAGCTCGCCGCGCGCGGCCGAAGCTACGTGGCCAGCGTGGCCTCGCACGCCGCCAGCCCGGTGAAGGACGGCCGCCGCGACGCGGTGAAGACGATGCTGGAGCACACCGAGGCCGACACCCTCCCGGCAAACGCGCTGGTGGCCGCGGGCATCGTGCTCCCCAAGGCGAACGACTCGCGGCATCCGGATGTGGAGCACGTCTTCGCGGCCACGCCGGGAACCACGCTTCCCCCGGAGGTGCTCGACGCCGTGCGCGGGCTGAGCGAGTCCGAGCTCACCGAGCTCGCCGACGGACACCCCGTCGAGCGCGCGGTGGGCCGCGACACCTTGGTCATCGCCAAGGTGGAGATGGGCCTGATGCAGGGCACCGTGAACGAGCTGCGCGTCCTGGGCTACGCGGTGGTGGAGCTCAAGCCCGACTTCGTGGACGCGCGCGTCTCCACGTTCCGCACCGATCTGCTCTACGGCTTCCTGGTCTTCGGCTTGGCGTATCTGGTCGTCGTCTTCGTGATCACCCGGCTGCTGGTGCTCCGTCCGCTCGACAAGATGCGCGCCCACGCCACGCGCCTGGGCGAGGGCGACTTGACCGCCCGGTTACAAGAGCTCAGCGACGACGAGCTCGGCCAGACCTCGCTCGCGCTCAACAAGATCTCCGAGAGCCTGAACATCACGCTGGGCAAGGTGAAGAGCGTCTCCGAGGGCATTGCGGGCGTGATGCAGCACATCTCCCGCAGCTCCGACGTCGTCACCCGCGGCGCCGCGCAGAGCCAGGAGAGCGTGAACTCCACCAGCTCGTCGATGGAGGAGATGATCGCCAGCTTGAAGGGCATCGCCTCCAACGTCGAAGTGCTCGCCCAGAGCGCGGAAGAATCGTCATCGAGCATCCTGGAGATGGCGGCGACGAACGATGAGGTCGCCGAGAACATCGGCGGTCTGGCCGCGAGCGTCGAAGAGACCACCAGCGCCATCGAGCAGATGACCTTCAGCATCAAGGAGGTCGCCAAGAACATCGAGGACCTCTCCGCGAGCACCGAAGAGACCTCGAGCAGCATGAACGAGATGGACGTCTCCATCGGCCAGGTGGAGATGAACGCCAACGAGACCAGCAAGCTCGCCGAGCTCGTCTCCGCCGACGCTGCCACCGGCGCGGGCGCGATTCAGAAGACGCTCACCGGCATCGAGAAGATCAAAGACTCCAGCCGCACCGCGGCCGAGGTCATCGACTCGCTGGGCCGCAAGATCCTCACCATCGGCAACATCCTCAACGTGATCGACGACGTGGCCGAGCAGACCAACCTGCTCGCGCTCAACGCCGCCATCATCGCCGCCCAGGCCGGCGAGCACGGCAAGGGCTTCGCGGTCGTCGCCGACGAAATCAAAGATCTCGCCGAGCGCACCGGCGCGAGCACGAAAGAAATCGCCGAGCTGGTGAAGAGCGTCCAGGACGAGAGCCGCAACGCCGTGGGCGCCATGGAGCGCGGCGTGAAGAGCGTCGAGGAGGGCGTGAAGCTCGGCACCGAGGCCGAGGGCGCGCTCAAGAAGATCCTCGAGAGCTCCAGCAAGGCCAGCCAGATGGTGAAGGCCATCGCCCGCGCGACCGTGGAGCAGAGCCGCGGCTCCAAGCAGGTCACCAACGCCATCAACCGCATCGCCGAGACGGTCCAGCAGATCGCCAAGGCCACCAACGAGCAGGCCCGCGGCTCCGAGCAGATCATGAAGAGCGCGGAGAAGATGAAGGTGATCACCAAGCACGTGGAGCGCTCCAGCCAGGAGCAGAGCCGCGGCAGCAAGCAGATCACCAAGAGCATCGAGAACATCAGCGAGATGGTGAACCAGCTCAACCGCGCCCAGAAGGAGCAGACGCGCGGGAGCGAGGCCGTGCTCGCGGCCATGGAGAACATCAAGCGCGTCGCCGACAGCCAGCACGGCACCATGCGCGAGCTGGAGCTGGCCATCGAGCAGCTCGCGCAGCAGAGCGAGACCCTGCGCTCCGAGCTGCGGCGCTTCCGCGTCTAG
- a CDS encoding F0F1 ATP synthase subunit alpha, producing MDIRADEISRILREQIQDYGKKVEVAETGTILSVGDGIARIYGLDKAMAGELLEFPGNLQGMVLNLEEDNVGAAIMGSYEHIREGMTVKRTGQIAQVPVGKELLGRVVNALGQPVDGGPAITAKEYRKIEIKAPGIVKRKSVHEPLQTGIKAIDGLIPVGRGQRELIIGDRQTGKTAIAIDAIINQKGLNVQCFYVAIGQKQSTVAQVVEKLRAYGAMEYTTVVVANASEPAPMQYLAPYTGVTMAEYFRDNKGHALIVYDDLSKQAVAYRQLSLLLRRPPGREAYPGDVFYLHSRLLERAAKLSDAEGAGSLTALPIIETQAGDVSAYIPTNVISITDGQIFLETDLFYSGVRPALNVGISVSRVGSSAQIKSMKQVAGPLKLELAQYRELAAFSQFGSDLDKATQETLARGQRMVEILKQAQYSPLPVEFQVLQFYAGTSKDAASGKNWIRDVPVPQVGRYMRELVDYARSNGAATLEKLKLKDGLTNDVKAELDKLLTSFRDVFQVEAK from the coding sequence ATGGACATCCGCGCCGACGAGATTTCCCGCATCCTCCGCGAGCAGATCCAGGACTACGGCAAGAAGGTGGAGGTCGCCGAGACCGGCACCATCCTCTCCGTGGGCGACGGCATCGCGCGCATCTACGGCCTCGACAAGGCCATGGCCGGCGAGCTGCTCGAGTTCCCGGGCAACCTCCAGGGCATGGTGCTCAACCTCGAAGAGGACAACGTCGGCGCAGCGATCATGGGCTCCTACGAGCACATCCGCGAGGGCATGACCGTCAAGCGCACCGGGCAGATCGCCCAGGTGCCGGTGGGCAAGGAGCTCCTCGGCCGCGTGGTGAACGCGCTCGGCCAGCCAGTCGACGGCGGCCCGGCGATCACCGCCAAGGAGTACCGCAAGATCGAGATCAAGGCGCCCGGCATCGTGAAGCGCAAGAGCGTCCACGAGCCCTTGCAGACGGGCATCAAGGCCATCGACGGCCTCATCCCCGTCGGCCGCGGTCAGCGCGAGCTGATCATCGGCGACCGCCAGACCGGCAAGACCGCCATCGCCATCGACGCCATCATCAACCAGAAGGGCCTCAACGTTCAGTGCTTCTACGTGGCCATCGGCCAGAAGCAGTCGACCGTGGCCCAGGTGGTGGAGAAGCTCCGCGCCTACGGCGCCATGGAGTACACCACCGTGGTGGTCGCGAACGCGTCGGAGCCGGCGCCCATGCAGTACCTCGCGCCGTACACCGGCGTGACCATGGCCGAGTACTTCCGCGACAACAAGGGCCACGCGCTGATCGTCTATGACGACCTGAGCAAGCAGGCCGTCGCCTACCGCCAGCTCTCGCTGCTCCTCCGCCGCCCGCCCGGCCGCGAGGCGTACCCCGGCGACGTCTTCTATCTCCACAGCCGCCTGCTGGAGCGCGCCGCCAAGCTGTCCGACGCCGAGGGCGCGGGCTCGCTCACCGCGCTGCCCATCATCGAGACCCAGGCCGGCGACGTGTCGGCGTACATCCCCACCAACGTCATCAGCATCACCGACGGCCAGATCTTCCTCGAGACCGACCTCTTCTACTCCGGCGTCCGCCCGGCGTTGAACGTGGGCATCAGCGTGAGCCGCGTCGGTTCGAGCGCGCAGATCAAGTCCATGAAGCAGGTGGCCGGTCCGCTCAAGCTCGAGCTCGCCCAGTACCGCGAGCTGGCCGCGTTCAGCCAGTTCGGCTCCGACCTCGACAAGGCCACCCAGGAGACCCTGGCCCGCGGTCAGCGCATGGTGGAGATCCTCAAGCAGGCGCAGTACTCGCCGCTGCCCGTCGAGTTCCAGGTGCTCCAGTTCTACGCGGGCACCAGCAAGGACGCGGCGAGCGGCAAGAACTGGATCCGCGACGTGCCCGTGCCCCAGGTCGGCCGCTACATGCGCGAGCTGGTGGACTACGCGCGCAGCAACGGCGCCGCCACGCTCGAGAAGCTCAAGCTCAAGGACGGCCTCACCAACGACGTGAAGGCCGAGCTCGACAAGCTCCTCACCAGCTTCCGCGACGTCTTCCAGGTCGAGGCGAAGTAA
- the atpH gene encoding ATP synthase F1 subunit delta: MITVSIARRYAKALLELAAEQNQLEPVGATLDAIAKALDASPELRDVMANPAFSSAVRHAVMGKLLAAVNAAPLAANTLKLLIDRGRSLYIESLARAYKAMLDQRLGRVRAKLTSAVALDVAAVEKIRSQLAVITNKQVSVDSVVDPKILGGVVAQVGSLTYDGSLQTQLDGLKRQLLS; this comes from the coding sequence GTGATCACGGTCTCGATCGCCCGGCGCTACGCCAAGGCGCTCCTCGAGCTGGCCGCCGAGCAGAACCAGCTGGAGCCGGTGGGCGCCACCCTCGACGCCATTGCCAAGGCGCTCGACGCCAGCCCCGAGCTCCGCGATGTGATGGCCAATCCCGCGTTCTCGTCGGCCGTCCGCCACGCGGTGATGGGCAAGCTGCTCGCCGCCGTGAACGCGGCGCCGCTCGCGGCCAACACCCTCAAGCTCCTCATCGACCGCGGCCGCAGCCTCTACATCGAGTCGCTTGCCCGCGCCTACAAGGCCATGCTCGACCAGCGCCTGGGCCGGGTTCGCGCCAAGCTCACCAGCGCCGTGGCCCTGGACGTCGCCGCGGTGGAGAAGATCCGCAGCCAGCTCGCGGTGATCACCAACAAGCAGGTCTCCGTGGACTCGGTCGTGGATCCCAAGATCCTCGGCGGCGTGGTCGCCCAGGTGGGCTCGCTCACCTACGACGGCTCGCTGCAGACCCAGCTCGACGGCCTCAAGCGCCAGCTCCTCTCTTAA
- a CDS encoding Hsp20/alpha crystallin family protein yields MAMSVVRYDPFRDLFAFSDQFNRLFGPGRREEGLASTSWPAVDIYEDAEGLTLTAELPGLDPKAVDVKVEDRVLTLAGERKLEREEKKENYHRVESWSGTFSRSFTLPANVDVEKIRAEHKNGLLRVFLPKREENKPRKISVQVHG; encoded by the coding sequence ATTGCCATGTCCGTCGTTCGCTATGACCCGTTCCGCGACCTCTTTGCCTTCTCGGATCAGTTCAACCGCCTCTTCGGCCCCGGCCGGCGCGAGGAAGGTCTCGCCTCCACCAGCTGGCCCGCCGTCGACATCTACGAGGACGCCGAGGGTCTCACCCTCACCGCCGAGCTGCCCGGGCTGGATCCCAAGGCCGTGGACGTGAAGGTGGAGGACCGCGTGCTCACCCTGGCCGGCGAGCGCAAGCTGGAGCGCGAGGAGAAGAAGGAGAACTACCACCGCGTGGAGAGCTGGTCGGGCACGTTCAGCCGCAGCTTCACCCTGCCCGCCAACGTCGACGTGGAGAAGATCCGCGCCGAGCACAAGAACGGCCTGCTGCGCGTGTTCCTGCCCAAGCGCGAAGAGAACAAGCCGCGCAAGATCTCGGTGCAGGTCCACGGCTAA
- a CDS encoding polymer-forming cytoskeletal protein: MAMLKREEENAFKQAGGTATLLGAGSEFEGKLTFQGSVHIDGKFSGEIRTSDDLTVGQAAKVSAQIHVGSIVVHGEIQGDVHAKNLVELESTARVFGTIETPALVVKKGAIFEGTTKMGAKVTPINAAAAAAGPAPGAK, from the coding sequence ATGGCCATGCTCAAGCGCGAGGAAGAGAACGCATTCAAGCAGGCGGGCGGAACCGCCACGTTGCTCGGCGCAGGCAGCGAGTTCGAGGGCAAGCTCACCTTCCAGGGCTCGGTGCACATCGACGGCAAATTCAGCGGCGAGATCCGCACCAGCGATGACCTCACCGTTGGCCAGGCGGCCAAGGTCTCGGCGCAGATCCACGTGGGCTCCATCGTGGTTCACGGCGAAATCCAGGGCGACGTCCACGCCAAGAACCTGGTGGAGCTCGAGTCCACCGCGCGCGTCTTCGGCACCATCGAGACCCCGGCGCTCGTCGTGAAGAAGGGCGCCATCTTCGAGGGCACCACCAAGATGGGCGCCAAGGTCACGCCCATCAACGCTGCCGCCGCGGCCGCGGGCCCCGCGCCGGGCGCCAAGTAA
- a CDS encoding ParB/RepB/Spo0J family partition protein, with protein sequence MQPDKARRPALGRGLSALIPQASAPVATVNAPVGASSRAQVFNLAIEAVHRDEHQPRRHFDSAKLDELAASVKQKGIIQPILVRKLAQGGGYKIIAGERRWRAAQLAGLKEIPAIVKEVSEPESFELALIENLQREDLNPIEEAEGYKRLIDEHHLTQEVVAQRVGKDRSTIANALRLLQLPVEIKHSLIDGSLNMGHARALLGLTDPKKMKEAALDVVHHKLSVRATEGLVRKLKGEAGTPRTPVAPKAESPQVRDLTERLQRALGTRCKIVDHAGSGHVELSFGSYEELDRLIQHMLGERRK encoded by the coding sequence ATGCAGCCTGACAAAGCCCGCCGTCCTGCCCTCGGCCGCGGCCTCTCCGCGCTCATCCCTCAAGCTTCGGCGCCCGTCGCGACCGTGAACGCCCCGGTCGGGGCGTCCTCACGCGCGCAGGTCTTCAACCTGGCCATCGAGGCCGTCCACCGCGACGAGCACCAGCCCCGCCGCCACTTCGACTCCGCCAAGCTCGACGAGCTGGCGGCCTCGGTGAAGCAGAAGGGCATCATCCAGCCGATCCTGGTGCGCAAGCTGGCCCAGGGCGGTGGCTACAAGATCATCGCCGGCGAACGCCGCTGGCGCGCGGCGCAGCTTGCGGGCCTCAAGGAGATCCCCGCGATCGTGAAGGAGGTCTCGGAGCCGGAGAGCTTCGAGCTCGCGCTCATCGAGAACCTCCAGCGCGAGGACCTGAACCCCATCGAAGAGGCGGAGGGCTACAAGCGCCTCATCGACGAGCACCACCTCACGCAGGAAGTGGTCGCCCAGCGGGTGGGCAAGGATCGCTCGACCATCGCCAACGCGCTCCGCCTCCTGCAGCTCCCGGTGGAGATCAAGCACTCGCTCATCGACGGCTCGCTCAACATGGGGCACGCCCGTGCGCTGCTCGGGCTCACGGATCCGAAGAAGATGAAGGAGGCCGCGCTCGACGTGGTCCACCACAAGCTCTCCGTGCGCGCCACGGAAGGGCTGGTGCGCAAGCTCAAGGGCGAGGCGGGCACGCCGCGGACGCCGGTGGCGCCGAAGGCGGAGAGCCCCCAGGTTCGCGACCTCACCGAGCGGCTCCAGCGCGCCCTCGGCACCCGCTGCAAGATCGTCGACCACGCGGGAAGCGGGCACGTGGAGCTGAGCTTCGGCTCCTATGAAGAGCTCGATCGCCTCATCCAGCACATGCTCGGCGAGCGTCGCAAGTAG
- a CDS encoding ParA family protein encodes MGRILSISNQKGGVGKTTTAINLAASLASAERRTLLVDIDPQGNAGSGLGFTTADYERGTIYDVLVGEKTLDEVILDTDLRYLQLAPATPDLTGAEIELVSMEQREQRLRQALDSVRDRYDFIVIDCPPSLGLLTLNSLAACDAVVVPLQCEYYALEGLSHLVKTIGLVKQGINPELQLDGILLTMFDARVSIAHQVADEVQKHFPNQVFRTIVPRNVRLSECPSHGKPILLYDIKSKGCEAYLSLAREIMGREPQRDVA; translated from the coding sequence ATGGGCCGGATTCTCTCCATTTCGAACCAAAAGGGCGGCGTCGGGAAGACCACGACGGCCATCAACCTCGCGGCATCCCTGGCTTCTGCCGAGCGCCGCACCCTGCTCGTGGACATCGATCCCCAGGGCAACGCCGGATCCGGCCTGGGCTTCACGACGGCCGACTACGAGCGCGGCACCATCTATGACGTGCTGGTGGGCGAGAAGACCCTCGACGAGGTCATCCTCGACACCGACCTGCGCTACCTCCAGCTCGCCCCAGCGACGCCCGATCTCACTGGCGCGGAGATCGAGCTGGTGTCCATGGAGCAGCGCGAGCAGCGCCTGCGCCAGGCCCTCGATTCCGTTCGCGATCGCTACGACTTCATCGTCATCGACTGCCCGCCGTCGCTGGGCCTGCTCACCCTGAACTCGCTGGCCGCGTGCGATGCGGTGGTGGTCCCCCTGCAGTGCGAGTACTACGCGCTGGAGGGCCTCTCGCACCTAGTGAAGACCATCGGCCTGGTGAAGCAGGGCATCAACCCGGAGCTTCAGCTCGACGGCATCCTGCTCACCATGTTCGACGCCCGGGTCTCGATCGCCCACCAGGTCGCCGACGAGGTGCAGAAGCACTTCCCGAACCAGGTGTTCCGGACGATCGTCCCGCGCAACGTGAGGCTCTCGGAGTGCCCGTCGCACGGCAAGCCGATCCTGCTCTACGACATCAAGAGCAAGGGCTGTGAGGCCTACCTCTCCCTGGCGCGGGAGATCATGGGCCGCGAGCCCCAGCGCGACGTCGCCTAG
- the rsmG gene encoding 16S rRNA (guanine(527)-N(7))-methyltransferase RsmG — protein sequence MGIPLHSGQVGQLSAFADLMLKWNAKLNLTRITAPDEVRVKHLLDSLLGLRVLPAETRSVLDLGSGAGLPGIPWLIARPGLRVTLVDSVAKKVNFVKMALAQLRLTQGKAVHVHLAGEAEAEGLDPADVVVSRAFTSLAEVLPFARPYLRPNGAVVAMLGPREDEAEARKISTDHGFEVVELASAELPLAMGQRRVLRAVPRGTAG from the coding sequence GTGGGCATTCCGCTCCATTCGGGGCAGGTGGGGCAGCTCTCGGCCTTCGCCGACCTGATGCTCAAGTGGAACGCCAAGCTGAACCTCACGCGCATCACGGCGCCCGACGAGGTTCGGGTGAAACACCTCTTGGATTCGCTGCTTGGGCTTCGGGTTCTCCCCGCGGAGACGCGCTCCGTCCTGGACCTGGGTTCCGGCGCGGGCCTGCCCGGGATCCCCTGGCTCATCGCCCGCCCAGGGCTCCGCGTGACCCTGGTGGACTCGGTGGCGAAGAAGGTCAACTTCGTGAAGATGGCGCTGGCTCAACTGCGCCTGACGCAAGGGAAAGCGGTCCACGTCCACTTGGCGGGAGAGGCGGAGGCGGAGGGGTTGGATCCAGCCGACGTGGTGGTCTCGAGGGCGTTCACGAGCCTCGCGGAAGTGCTGCCGTTTGCGCGTCCCTACCTCCGGCCGAACGGCGCGGTGGTGGCCATGCTGGGCCCACGCGAGGATGAAGCGGAAGCGCGGAAGATCTCGACCGATCACGGGTTTGAGGTGGTAGAGCTGGCGAGCGCCGAGCTGCCCCTGGCAATGGGACAGCGTCGGGTGCTACGGGCCGTTCCACGTGGAACGGCGGGGTAG